The following coding sequences are from one Acipenser ruthenus chromosome 7, fAciRut3.2 maternal haplotype, whole genome shotgun sequence window:
- the LOC117415519 gene encoding sushi domain-containing protein 6-like isoform X2, producing MPAHPMTSVTGCLGSLLCCGSIVLLLLCDDAMGAEANSTAGQPCSHPLVPEHGGFRCAPSPCRGFAPKRVIEYFCEPGYSLHGAARTAHCRHGKWSPTGPPYCAPDLESNPGSGDSDTTDQESSPLPAVATTAVAVSVFLLTTTACILVKPRVRVCHCDRRLSDQLGLMIDSPPVLLPSYEEAVYGNQGNLAPPTRGPTQLLCVEGRLDPAHQPPDSLLGGLSNCCVETLPPPYEEVQSHSSRNEQRRAEFSQTFRVSTAIGKDV from the exons ATGCCTGCCCACCCGATGACGTCAGTGACCGGCTGCCTCGGATCCCTGCTGTGCTGTGGGTCGATTGTGCTGCTTCTCTTGTGTGATGACGCAATGGGGGCTGAAGCCAACTCGACTGCAG GTCAGCCCTGCTCTCACCCGCTCGTCCCGGAGCACGGAGGTTTCCGCTGCGCTCCGTCTCCCTGCCGCGGCTTCGCCCCGAAACGGGTCATTGAGTATTTCTGCGAGCCGGGGTACTCTCTGCACGGCGCCGCCAGGACTGCCCACTGTCGCCATGGCAAGTGGAGCCCCACAGGTCCACCCTACTGCGCGCCCGACCTGG AGTCTAACCCGGGATCGGGCGATTCGGACACTACTGACCAGGAGTCCAGCCCTCTTCCCGCCGTTGCCACGACGGCCGTGGCAGTGTCCGTCTTCCTGCTGACCACCACGGCCTGCATACTGGTCAAACCACGGGTGCGAGTCTGCCACTGTGACAG ACGACTTTCAGACCAACTGGGCTTGATGATTGACAGCCCCCCGGTCCTCCTGCCCTCCTATGAGGAGGCTGTGTACGGAAACCAGGGCAACCTAGCCCCGCCCACACGGGGACCCACCCAGCTCCTGTGCGTCGAGGGACGACTGGATCCCGCCCACCAGCCGCCGGATAGCTTGTTGGGCGGCTTATCCAATTGCTGCGTGGAAACCCTTCCCCCTCCTTACGAAGAGGTCCAATCGCACAGCAGCCGGAATGAGCAGAGGAGGGCGGAATTCTCGCAGACGTTCCGGGTTTCCACGGCGATCGGAAAGGATGTTTAG
- the LOC117415519 gene encoding sushi domain-containing protein 6-like isoform X1, with the protein MPAHPMTSVTGCLGSLLCCGSIVLLLLCDDAMGAEANSTAGQPCSHPLVPEHGGFRCAPSPCRGFAPKRVIEYFCEPGYSLHGAARTAHCRHGKWSPTGPPYCAPDLESNPGSGDSDTTDQESSPLPAVATTAVAVSVFLLTTTACILVKPRVRVCHCDSRRLSDQLGLMIDSPPVLLPSYEEAVYGNQGNLAPPTRGPTQLLCVEGRLDPAHQPPDSLLGGLSNCCVETLPPPYEEVQSHSSRNEQRRAEFSQTFRVSTAIGKDV; encoded by the exons ATGCCTGCCCACCCGATGACGTCAGTGACCGGCTGCCTCGGATCCCTGCTGTGCTGTGGGTCGATTGTGCTGCTTCTCTTGTGTGATGACGCAATGGGGGCTGAAGCCAACTCGACTGCAG GTCAGCCCTGCTCTCACCCGCTCGTCCCGGAGCACGGAGGTTTCCGCTGCGCTCCGTCTCCCTGCCGCGGCTTCGCCCCGAAACGGGTCATTGAGTATTTCTGCGAGCCGGGGTACTCTCTGCACGGCGCCGCCAGGACTGCCCACTGTCGCCATGGCAAGTGGAGCCCCACAGGTCCACCCTACTGCGCGCCCGACCTGG AGTCTAACCCGGGATCGGGCGATTCGGACACTACTGACCAGGAGTCCAGCCCTCTTCCCGCCGTTGCCACGACGGCCGTGGCAGTGTCCGTCTTCCTGCTGACCACCACGGCCTGCATACTGGTCAAACCACGGGTGCGAGTCTGCCACTGTGACAG CAGACGACTTTCAGACCAACTGGGCTTGATGATTGACAGCCCCCCGGTCCTCCTGCCCTCCTATGAGGAGGCTGTGTACGGAAACCAGGGCAACCTAGCCCCGCCCACACGGGGACCCACCCAGCTCCTGTGCGTCGAGGGACGACTGGATCCCGCCCACCAGCCGCCGGATAGCTTGTTGGGCGGCTTATCCAATTGCTGCGTGGAAACCCTTCCCCCTCCTTACGAAGAGGTCCAATCGCACAGCAGCCGGAATGAGCAGAGGAGGGCGGAATTCTCGCAGACGTTCCGGGTTTCCACGGCGATCGGAAAGGATGTTTAG
- the LOC117415503 gene encoding serine/threonine-protein kinase PAK 4-like produces the protein MSARTAMFTKKKKLRIQISAPSNFEHRVHTDFDQNEQKFVGLPRQWQSLIEESAKRPKPLIDASCITTVEPRKAIVRGSKISVDGASLTWLLDEFETMSVTRSNSLRRVSPPSQPRRDSAPAGGLENGEAARPRPPGERGGEMQRPGQGGREDPDRKPSRTQQQPRGQEPSRNRDRPPPPPSRIEPSRRQDREGGNRHQSQPGEEDRVVRRDPGQERRPKSSYTGTSTSPQSPRDKRPLSGPNIGAPSLPGTDGEIKTAQPTARPFNTYPRAETDAGRGAGTQPNSKPHEAPSHNGPSSLARDHGGHSKPSTGSRGAGTGSVGGKIPQGQPRATPPYHHSSHPGLGPHPTPNTATTSPSSSDPHLPRFSGGGAPPSQPQPPPHTRSPGQEPQRVSHEQFRAALQMVVDPGDPRTYLDHYIKIGEGSTGIVCIATVKTNGKLVAVKKMDLRKQQRRELLFNEVVIMRDYHHENVVEMYNSYLVGDELWVVMEFLEGGALTDIVTHTRMNEEQIATVCLSVLKGLSVLHTQGVIHRDIKSDSILLTHDGRVKLSDFGFCAQVSKEVQRRKSLVGTPYWMAPELISRLPYGPEVDIWSLGVMVIEMVDGEPPYFNEPPLKAMKMIRDNLPPKLKNLHKVSPLLKGFLDKLLVRDPAQRATADELLKHPFLTKSGPPSCIVPLMRQNRR, from the exons GCGCCGTCCAACTTCGAGCACCGTGTGCACACGGACTTCGACCAGAACGAGCAGAAGTTTGTGGGGCTGCCGCGGCAATGGCAGAGCCTGATCGAGGAGTCGGCCAAGCGTCCCAAACCGCTCATCGACGCCTCCTGCATCACCACTGTGGAGCCCCGCaag gcaaTCGTTCGTGGCAGTAAGATCTCAGTGGACGGTGCGTCTCTCACATGGCTGCTGGACGAATTCGAGACCATGTCTGTGACTCGCTCCAACTCTCTCCGTCGGGTCAGTCCCCCGTCCCAGCCCCGCCGGGACTCTGCCCCCGCAGGGGGGCTCGAAAACGGGGAGGCAGCCAGACCGAGACCccctggagagagaggaggggagatgCAGAGACCGGGACAGGGAGGCAGGGAAGATCCAGACAGGAAACCTTCCAGGACGCAGCAGCAGCCCAGAGGGCAGGAGCCCAGCCGCAACCGGGACAGACCGCCGCCCCCCCCTTCCAGAATAGAACCGAGCCGGAGGCAGGACCGGGAGGGGGGGAATCGCCACCAGAGCCAGCCAGGGGAAGAGGACAGGGTGGTGAGGCGGGACCCCGGCCAGGAGAGGAGGCCCAAGTCTAGCTACACTGGCACAAGCACCAGCCCCCAGTCCCCCCGGGACAAGCGCCCGCTCTCCGGACCCAATATCGGGGCCCCCAGCCTGCCCGGCACTGACGGGGAGATCAAGACGGCACAGCCGACCGCCAGACCCTTCAATACGTACCCCCGAGCAGAGACCGACGCAGGGAGGGGCGCAGGCACCCAG CCCAACAGCAAACCCCATGAAGCCCCTTCTCACAACGGGCCCTCCAGCCTCGCCAGGGACCACGGGGGCCACAGCAAGCCCAGCACAGGCAGCAGAGGAGCAGGAACAGGTAGCGTCGGGGGCAAAATACCCCAGGGGCAACCGCGGGCGACCCCACCCTACCACCATTCCTCCCATCCTGGCCTGGGTCCGCACCCCACTCCCAATACCGCCAccacctccccctcctcctcagaCCCACACCTCCCCAGATTCAGTGGCGGAGGCGCCCCCCCTTCCCAGCCCCAGCCCCCTCCCCACACCCGCTCCCCCGGTCAGGAGCCGCAGCGCGTCTCTCATGAGCAGTTCAGGGCGGCCCTCCAGATGGTGGTGGATCCAGGGGACCCCCGGACGTACCTGGACCACTACATCAAGATCGGGGAGGGCTCCACGGGGATCGTGTGCATCGCCACGGTCAAGACCAACGGCAAGCTGGTGGCCGTCAAGAAGATGGACCTTCGCAAGCAGCAGAGGAGGGAGCTGCTCTTCAATGAG GTGGTTATAATGAGGGACTATCACCACGAGAATGTGGTTGAGATGTACAACAGCTACTTGGTTGGAGACGAGCTCTGGGTCGTCATGGAGTTCCTGGAGGGCGGGGCCTTGACTGACATCGTCACGCACACCAG GATGAACGAGGAGCAGATCGCCacggtgtgtctgtctgtcctgaagGGCCTGTCTGTCCTTCACACGCAGGGCGTGATCCACAGAGACATCAAGAGCGACTCCATCCTCCTCACACACGACGGCAGG GTGAAGCTGTCTGATTTTGGGTTCTGCGCTCAGGTCTCTAAAGAGGTGCAGCGGAGGAAGTCTTTGGTCGGGACCCCGTACTGGATGGCTCCAGAGCTCATATCCAGGCTGCCGTACGGGCCAGAG GTGGATATCTGGTCCCTGGGGGTGATGGTAATCGAGATGGTGGATGGGGAGCCCCCCTATTTCAACGAGCCCCCCCTCAAAGCCATGAAGATGATCCGCGACAACCTTCCCCCCAAACTGAAAAACCTTCACAAG GTCTCTCCTTTGCTCAAAGGCTTCTTGGACAAATTGCTGGTTCGAGACCCCGCCCAGAGAGCCACAGCCGATGAGCTTCTGAAGCACCCGTTCCTGACCAAGTCGGGCCCGCCTTCCTGTATCGTGCCACTAATGAGGCAGAACCGCCGGTGA